In Myxococcus stipitatus, the genomic window CCCCGGTGCAGCAACAGGTCCAGCGCGAGCATCGCCAGCACCGACGCCCAGAAGACACCCCAGAGCCATGTGGGAATCGCGTGCATCCGGGGGAAGGTATGCATCCGCGCTCGGTGGCGGGCGGGCGGGGTGCGCGTCGCCCCCTCTGGGGACAGGCGGTCGGGCAGGGCCGGTCGGACGGGGGCGGGGACCGGTCACCCCCACCCCCCGACCGCTCACCCGCGCGTGTCCCGAAGCGGCCGGCTTCCCACGCATCCTCCCGGACCATCCGAGTCGTCGCCCGGTCCGAGGTGCGTCCCATGTCCCCGTCTCCTTCCTCCCTGCCGCTCGAGGCGCCGCCCGCGCCCCCGGCCACGTCCGGCGTCCTGCCTCGCCAGACGCGCGCGTCCCGCCAGCGGCTGGCCGTCGCCCTGGGGTTGGGCGTGCTCGCGCAGGGGCTGCTCGACCGCCCCCTGTGGGGCGTGTCCTTTCCGGTGGTGGTGGTGGCGCTCGTCGCCGCGCTCGCCTTCCTGGGCGGACGCGAGGCGCTGCAGCGCGCGCGTCCCAACGCCTGGCTGCTGGCCCCGCTCGGCGTCGTCTCCTGCTTCGTGGCCGTGCGCGCCAGCCCGTGGCTGACCACGCTCAACGTCCTGACCGCGGTCGTGCTGGTGCTCATGCTGTCGCATTTCTGGAGCTCGGGGCGCGTCGAGCGGCTGGGCCTGTGGGGCTACCCCGCGGTGGTGCTGTCCACCGTCGCGCGCGGCCTGCTCCTGCCGTTCTCGATGACGCGCGAGGCGGTGGACATGCGGGCGGCGGGCCGGCTCCTGCCGCGCGTGCTGCCCTTCGTCCGGGGGCTGCTCATCGTCGTGCCCGTGCTGGGGGTGTTCGCGGTGCTGTTGACGTCGGCGGACGTGGCCTTCGGCGCGGCCATGGGGCGGCTGTTGGCGATGGACCTGGACGTGTTGCTCGCCAACGCCGTGTCCTGGGCGTTCGGGACGCTGCTGTTCTCCGCGGCCAGCGCCGCGTTCCTGGGCCACGCGCTGCGGCGTCGCGCGGTGTGGGCCGCGCCGGAGCTGGGGGAGCAGGAGGTGGCGCCGGCGGCTCCCCGGCTGGGCCTCACGGAGGCGTTGATGCTGGTGCTCGCGGTGGACGCCCTCTTCGGGGTCTTCGCGGGCTTCCAGGTGACGTACCTGTTCGTCGGCGACGCGACGTCGCCCGCGCCCGGCTACACCTATGCGCAGTACGCGCGGCGCGGCTTCTTCGAGCTGATGCTCGTGTCCCTGCTCACGCTGGGGCTGGTGATGGCGCTGGCGCGGTGGACGCGCCGCGAGGCGCCGCTCGCGCGGCGGGTGTTCCAGGTGGGCACCTCGCTGATGGTGGGGTTGACGCTCGTCATCGTCGCCTCGGCGGTGAAGCGGATGACGCTGTACGAGGACGCGTACGGCTACACGCGGCTGCGCCTGTTCACCCATGTGTTCATGGTGGCGCTGGGCGTGGTGCTGGCGTGGCGCTGCGTGACGCTGTGGTGGCGGCCGGAGCGCTTCGCGGTGGGCGCCTTCGTCACGGCGCTGGCCTCCGTGCTGGCGGTGAACGTCATCAACCCGGACGCGCTCATCGTCCGCCTCAACCTGGCGCGGGACACGAGCGAGGAGGCGCTGGACGTCCTGTACCTCGCGGGCTGGCTCTCCGAGGACGCGGTGCCGGAGCTGGCGAAGGCCCGGGACGACGCGCGCCTGGGGGAGGGCTTCCAGCGGGCGCTGCGCGACCGCTTCCTCCGGGACGGGGACACGCCGACGTGGCCGGAGTGGAACCTGGGGCGCTGGCGCGCGCGCCGGGCGCTGGAGGCGGCGCCGTAGCGCTTCAGCGCAGGTGGTAGTTGAAGGGCAGCTCCACGGTGACGGGCGTGCCGAGCGCGGCGGGCGGCGGCGGGAAGGGGGCCGCCTCCCGCACGGCCGCCAGGGCCGCGTCGCACAGGACGTAGTGCGGGCAGGTGCCCACCACCGACAGGGCGATCAACCGGCCCCGCGCGTCCACGGAGATGCGCACGGAGAACTGCCCCTCGATGCCGGCGGCGGCGGCCTGGTGCGGGTAGCGCACGTCCTCGAAGCGGTCGCGGAACATCGTCTCGAAGTACTCCTCCTCCCAGGCGGCGCGCTCCGTGGCGGACGGCGGAGGCGGGGCCACGGGCAGCATGCCCGCGCTGCTGGCGGCCAGCACGCCTCGCACCATGCCGCCGATGATGCCGTTGGCCTCGCCGCCGGGCGTCGCGCCCGGGGCCGCGTCCGAGGGGCCGTGGGCGGCGGCGGCCACCGAGTCGGCGACCGACGTCTCCGCGCCGGGCGTCGGGGGCGTTTCGGGCCCGGTCTCCGGGGCGACGGGGGCCGGCGGGCGGGGCGTCGCTGGCGGGGGCCGGGGGAGCGCGACCTTGAAGGGCCGGGGCCGGCGCGCCGTCGTCCTCGCGGGCGCGGCGGCGCGGGCGGGAGCCGGGGGCGGGGGCGAGGCCATCAACTTGAGGACCAGCGCGGAGTCCTCGGTGAGGGGGGCCCGTATGGGGCGGGAGGCGCCCTGCCAGAGCGTCACCAGCCCGCCGAGCACCAGCCCGTGGAGGACGAGCGACAGCCAGGCCATCCACAGCGTGCGCCGGCGGTCCCCCGCGCCGCGCGCGTGGTCATGGACGACGGACGCGAAGAGGCCCTCGTCCGGTCCGCCCGTCCTCGGACGCATGTCCGGCATGTGCACGCCCCCTTCCCTTCCGCTCGCCACAGTCTAGCGGGAGGCCCCATCCACCTGACACCCTGTTAGTGCTCCTCCCCGAGGACGTGAAGGGCCGGTGAGCCCGCACTGTGCGCTGCCGGCCCCTCGCGGTCCGCGGTGTCCCCGGGGGCGCACTCCCTCCGACCCGTGGGGGGCTTTCCTCAGTTCCCGTGGGGATGCGCGCACGCCGAGCAGGTCCCCGGGGTCAGGAAGGAGTCGACGAACATCGAGCAGCCACAGCCGCTGACCCAGCAGGCGTGCTGGTTGTCGTAGCGCCCGCCGAAGGGATGGGGCGCGAGCGTCTGCATGGACACCTTGGCCACGCTGCTGGAGGGCGTGGGGAACGACGAGCCGCCATAGCCGATGAAGAGGGGCTGCGGGATGGGGTCCGTCTTCAGGGGGTTGGTGCCCTGGCTGCGGGGCTTGTCCCACGCCAGCAGCTTCACCTGGGGCGCGTCGTTCTTGCCCGGGTCCGGCAGGCGCACCGCCACGCGGAAGTACAGCGCCCGCTTCTCCCAGTCCTCGGGCGATTGGAAGTCCCAGAACAGCTCGTTCGCCGTCCAGACGGAGTCGTGCGGCATGAGGCCGGTGGACGTGCCCAGGCCCTTGTAGTTGTCGATGCGCAGGACCGCCTTGGAGCAGCGGTCCATGACGAACATCCACTGCTCCTCCTCCGCGTGCTCCAGCGACGTCTGGAACTTCGCGGTGCTCGCCTTCACCTCGAAGAAGGCCCAGCGCGGGCTGGTGGGCGTGTGCTGGAGCTTCGCCGCGATGTCCACGCCGTTGCCCGTGTTGTTCTGCACCGCGCCCCGGATGTCGAACCCGAGCTGCTTCAGGAACTGTATGGCGATGGCCTCGCCCGTGTCGCCAATCCAGGAGCTGTCCATGTACGTGATGGAGTTGCACTGGGCCAGCAGCGTCATCTGGACGCCCCCGGTGCCACCCGGCTCGCCCCACGGGTAGCGGACCGCGGTGATGGGGGCCCCCTGGTTGTATTCGAGGGTCCCGAAGCGGGGCATCGACACGCGGATGAGGTGCAGCTCGAACTCGGCGCCCCGGCCCATGGCCTTCTCGACCGCGCGGGCGCCCTGGGCGGCCTTCTCGCCGTAGTGGCCCTGGAGCGCCTGCTTGATGCGGTCCTCGACGAACGCCTGGGCGTTCTTCTGGGCCTTGGAGCACTGCGCGTCGTTCACCTTCACTTCGATGTAGTGGATGACCTCGCGGCGCTGGACGGTGAAGCGCGGGGTCCGCGTGCGGGTGGGGAAGCGGCTGTTCGTCGGCGCGGTCGTCGTCCCGACCATGCAGCCGCGCAGCGTGTCGTATTCGGTGTCGCCGTCGGTGATGAAGACGATGTCGATGCCGTTGTTGCTGCTCACGCAGAGGGAGTCGAGGTTCGTCTGCGCCTTGATGAAGTTGCGGAAGAGGACCTCCGCCTGGACGCCCGCGTGGAACTGGGGCACGTCGAGCGTGACCTGCGTCATTGTGTGGACCGTGCTGCCCGCCAGCTTCTGGTAGTGCTGGGTCGAGAAGCAGTCCGCGCAGACCGTGTACGGCGTGCAGGCCCAGAACAGCCGGGCGCAGCCCGGTGTCGAGCACGTCTTGATGTTGTCGCGCTGCGAGTTGGCGCAGTAGCCGCAGATGAACTGGCTGAAGTCGGAGCTGCTGAACCAGTCGTGCCCCGTCCCGTACTTCTCCAGGTCCAGCACCCGGCCGCACGGCGTGCACTTCTTCCGGTTGTCGTGGAAGACGAAGCCCTGCCCGAACTGGACCTGCGGCGCCTCCAGCGCCTGGGCCCGCTTCTCCATGTACTGGAGGACCGTCGCCGCGACGTCGGAGCCGAAGGCCTTGAAGCGCAGCACGCTGATGGCCTGCTCGAGCTTCCACTTCACCGTGCACTGGTCGATGGCGAGCGCGAGCGCGTTCTTCTGCGAGGTGTCGTCGGTCTCGTAGGTGATGCCATCGAAGGTGATTTGCATGAAGGTCCTCGCCGCGCGGACGGGTGGCGTCGCGGAGTGGCTCCGCGTGGCCTGGGACTCCGCCTTCGAGCAAGGGCCGTACCAGGGCGACCCCGTCCGGGTGGGAGCGGAGTCACCTGCCTCTGCGTTCCGGGGGGACGCGGCGGCGTCCCGTCGAGACGCCTCGCGAGCGCGAGTGGAGGACCTCAGTCACCCGAGGTGGAAGCCGTCGCGCGCGTGAGCCGTGGCTGCCCCGCCGCGTCCCTCGTGACGGTGTGCAGCGAGCGCGTGCGCGCGCCCGTGGACGCGTCCACGGTGTGGTGGACGATGAGGGGGGAGAGCGGGACGCCGGGGAGGGCCGCCTCCAGTCGCGCGAGCGCCTCTTCTGGCGCGGCGGCCTCGAGCGCGAACGCCACGGCGTGCCCGGTGAGCGCGCCCTGGATGAGCAGGTGGAGGTCCTCGGGGGTGCGGGCCTCGTCGGCGAGCACCACGTCCGGGTCCTGTCGGAGGAAGGCGCGCAGCAGCTGGGACAGCGGCGTCGACGGGCCGACGCGCACGGTGCCGACGCGCGTGTCCACGCCGCGCGGCTGCTCCAGCGCGGCGAGCACGTTCACCCCGTCGGGGAGCGCGCCCAGCGCCGCGTGGAGGGTGGTGCTGCGCCCCGTGCCGCGCGCGCCCGTGAAGAGCACCGGCTGTCCCCGGAAGAGGGCGTCCAGCGCGAGGAAGCGCGCCTCGAGGAACGCGGCGTCCTCGGGAGACAGGGCCAGGGCGCGGAAGGGCGGCTGGTCCGCGCGGAGCTGGCGGTCCCTCGCCACCGCCGTCACCCAGGCGCCGAGCGGCCCCTCCCGGAACGTCACCCAGAACAGGCGCTCCGGGTCGTCTCCCGCGTCGAAGGGGAACGCCACGGTGCCTCGCTGGGGCCGGGTCTCGTCCCGCCCGCGTCCGCTGAAGCGCGCCAGGGCCTCGCCCAGGGATGCGTGGAGGTCCGGCGCATGCGCGACGCGGACCGCGACACGCTCCTGTCCGAGCAGGCCCGTGTGGTCGGGGGCGTCCGGGTGGATGAAGAAGAACGAGACCCCGGCGACGGGCACCCCCTCGTCCTCGTCGCACCAGACGGAGAACACCGACACGCGCGTCTGGCCGGCGATGGAGAACAGGGCCTGGGCCGCCTCCCCGGGCGAGGCCGGCGGGGCGGGCGGCTGGGGGACGGCGTGGCCCTGGGCGGCGAGGTGCTCGACGAGGCTGGCGATCAGCGCGGCGAAGGTGGTGGCGGGGGTGCTCATGCGTGGCGTCCTCGCGCGGGATGATGGCATGCGTCGTGCGGTCCGTGCGTGGATCCGCGAGGATGTCCGCTCCATTTCTCCGGGACCCCCGACGATGAACGACGTGCTGGACGCGACGACCGCACCGACGACCGCCTTCGAGGCGGGTGACGAGCACCGGCTCCTCCACCGCTGGGTGGGTCCGTGGGAAGGCCCCACGCGCACGTGGTTCGACCCTTCCGGCGCGCCCGAGGAGACGCGCACGCGCGCGCGAATCGAACCGCTGCTGGGTGGCCGGTTCGTGCGCATCGACTACCAGGGCACGGCGATGGGCAAGCCCCACGCGGGGCAGCTCGTGCTCGGCTTCGACCGCGCGGAGGGGCAGTACACCGCGGCGTGGGTGGACAGCTTCCACATGGGCGCGTCGATGATGGTCTCCACCGGGGCGCCTCGGGAGGATGGGCGCGTCTCGGTGCTGGGCGGCTACACCGCGGCCATGTGCGACGACCAGGGCGTCACCCAGAAGCAGCGCTGGGGGTGGCGCACGGTCATCCACCAGCCGGACGAGGACTCGCTTGTGCTCGAGTCCTTCAACATCTGGCCGGAGGGCCGGGAGGACCGCGCGGTGGAGACCCGGCTGTCGCGCCGACGCGGGGGCTAGGCCGCGCCGGCAATCCCAGGCTCCGGGTGCAAGTCATTGCCCGACGGAGAGGGGCTCCCCGGGGGCTCGTCAAGGGCGGGGCCCTCGACAGTCGCGGTGAGAGGAGTCCCCGCGAAGGCCGCGTTTGGGATAAGGCTCGGGAGGGGCCGCGCGGTGGGACTCGCGTGGCCAGGTCGGGGTTCGTGGGCCGCGTGAGAGGACGTGCATGAAGCTGGATGACCTGGTGCTGGCATTGACCGTCTCGCTGTTGCGGGTGGAGCGCGAGCGGTGGCTGGAGGTGCTGTCCCAGGTGGAGGTCGAGCTGGGGGCCGGCTGGACGCTGCGACTGCTGGAGGCCCCCGGGACGTACTCCGTGGGCGCGCGCACGGCCCAGGGGCAGGAGCTGCCGCTGGAGGCGTGGCGGGAGCTGCTGGACACGCAGGGGCTCCAGGGCGTGCGGGCCATCGACCTGGGCAGCCTGGGGCCCGCGGAGGTGCCCGAGCACGTGGCCGCCGCGTTCATCAACTCCGAGGCGCTGGTGCTGGACGTGCGCACGCGCGCGGGGTCCACGCTGTACCAACTGGAGACGGTGCTCAGCAGCGCGTCGCTGATGACGCCTCGCCAGTTCGCAGAGTTCGCGCGGATGCAGCCGCACGCGCAGCGGGTGATGGAGGCCCTGGCCCACGTCATCACGGACTCCAACCAGCTCAACCAGCGCCCCGCCGTGGCGGCCTCGCAGGTGGCGGACTACCTGCACTCGCGCGAGGGCGCCGGCATCTTCGACCTGCTGGGCGGAGACCTCCTGCGCGAGGTCCAGGTCACCGTCCTGCGCGAGGGCGGCGAGGTGCTCGTGCCGGAGGACTTCCGCCCCTTCTTCCAGACGCTCGACCCGGACGACTTCGAGCGGAGCCTGCTGCCGCCGGAGCGGCTGGCGGAGTTCGTGCCCGTCGACGAGCGGCTGTACCTGTCCGGCGACGACTTCGGGCGGGACTTCGTGACGCTGGTGGAGGCGCAGCCGTTCGCCGACGACATCTGGCGCCGCGCGGCGGAGAACCTCAACCGCTTCGTCCCCGAGGGCGGCGCGCCGCACACCCCCGAGTCCCTGAAGGCCCTGCTGTCGACGGCGGGGCAGGAGGAGGCGTTCGCGGTGTCCTCGGGCAACCTGATGGAGGAGCTCCAGATGTGCTGCAAGGCGCATGGGGTGGAGCCCGTCATCCCGGAGGCGTTGCGCGAGCGCGTGCGGACCCTGGGGCCCACGCGGGAGCAGCGCGCGAAGGACCCGGGGCTCATCCCGGAGCGCGAGCGGCTGCGGCTGGTGCCCAACGATTCGCACCACCAGCTCTACCTGTTCAACGCGCTGACGATGGCGCGCTCGCCCGCGCTGCCACGGCGTGGCACGGACGCGCGCGTGGAGCTGCTGGCGAGCCTGTCGGACGCGGCGGACTTCGCCGAGCGCAAGGGGTCGCCCTTCGCGGAGGCGTTCCGGCTGGCGCGCTTCGTCCTGGAGAGCACGGGGTTCCGGCTCCAGGAGTACGCGCCCTCGCGGGCGAACGCGGTGCGCGAGGCGCTGCGCGGCGAGGGGCTGGGGGAGCGCGCCTGGGAGGCGTTCGAGCGGCGAGAGGCGCTCGTCACGCTGTTCCAGGCGTTCCCCTCGTCGGAGGAGCGGCTGCGGGGGCTCGTGGCCTGCTCGGTGGCGGACGTCTTCGGGGGGATGGGCTCGTGGAACGACGAGTTCTTCGAGACCGATGACGACCAGGCCTGGTACGAGCGGGTGACGCAGCAGCTGTTCCGCGCGCTGCGCGAGTTCTTCGTGGTGATGGTGAACGCGCGCTGACGGCGCGCGCCGCTTCAGTCGTCGCGGTGGACGGTGCCCGGGGAGAAGGCGGGCAGGCAGATGGCGACGTATTCGGCGCCCTCGGGCTCGGGGGTGCTGTAGCGCACCCACTCGCCAGGCTCGCAGACGATGGCCTGGCCGCCGCGCACGTCGATGTGGCCGTTCTTGTGCTCCACGCGCAGGACGCCCGCGAGCACGAGGGTGAGCTCCTTGAACTCCGGCGTCTGCCCCGGCTCCTCCCAGCCGCCCGGGCTGTTCATGTGCGCGACGCTGACGTCGGACGTCTTCGTCGTGGCGCGGCCGACGAACTCGTGGATGAGCTTCGGCTTGTTGCCCACGGCGGTGACGCGCATGGGCGCGGGAATCAGGGTCGGCATCCAGGACTCTCGAGAGACTGCGGGGACATCCGCCGGCGCGTCACGTTACCGCAACGCGCGCCGGGGGAGGGGACTCACGTCGCGAGTCCCCACACGTCGAGCGCGATGGCCGGTGACGGACGGTAATCGTACAACCGGGGCATCGGGATGGGGCCGCCGGGCGGACCGGCGATGTCCGCGAACACCAGCC contains:
- a CDS encoding cupin domain-containing protein gives rise to the protein MPTLIPAPMRVTAVGNKPKLIHEFVGRATTKTSDVSVAHMNSPGGWEEPGQTPEFKELTLVLAGVLRVEHKNGHIDVRGGQAIVCEPGEWVRYSTPEPEGAEYVAICLPAFSPGTVHRDD
- a CDS encoding TonB family protein translates to MPDMRPRTGGPDEGLFASVVHDHARGAGDRRRTLWMAWLSLVLHGLVLGGLVTLWQGASRPIRAPLTEDSALVLKLMASPPPPAPARAAAPARTTARRPRPFKVALPRPPPATPRPPAPVAPETGPETPPTPGAETSVADSVAAAAHGPSDAAPGATPGGEANGIIGGMVRGVLAASSAGMLPVAPPPPSATERAAWEEEYFETMFRDRFEDVRYPHQAAAAGIEGQFSVRISVDARGRLIALSVVGTCPHYVLCDAALAAVREAAPFPPPPAALGTPVTVELPFNYHLR
- a CDS encoding DUF4153 domain-containing protein; translated protein: MSPSPSSLPLEAPPAPPATSGVLPRQTRASRQRLAVALGLGVLAQGLLDRPLWGVSFPVVVVALVAALAFLGGREALQRARPNAWLLAPLGVVSCFVAVRASPWLTTLNVLTAVVLVLMLSHFWSSGRVERLGLWGYPAVVLSTVARGLLLPFSMTREAVDMRAAGRLLPRVLPFVRGLLIVVPVLGVFAVLLTSADVAFGAAMGRLLAMDLDVLLANAVSWAFGTLLFSAASAAFLGHALRRRAVWAAPELGEQEVAPAAPRLGLTEALMLVLAVDALFGVFAGFQVTYLFVGDATSPAPGYTYAQYARRGFFELMLVSLLTLGLVMALARWTRREAPLARRVFQVGTSLMVGLTLVIVASAVKRMTLYEDAYGYTRLRLFTHVFMVALGVVLAWRCVTLWWRPERFAVGAFVTALASVLAVNVINPDALIVRLNLARDTSEEALDVLYLAGWLSEDAVPELAKARDDARLGEGFQRALRDRFLRDGDTPTWPEWNLGRWRARRALEAAP
- a CDS encoding DUF1579 domain-containing protein; translated protein: MNDVLDATTAPTTAFEAGDEHRLLHRWVGPWEGPTRTWFDPSGAPEETRTRARIEPLLGGRFVRIDYQGTAMGKPHAGQLVLGFDRAEGQYTAAWVDSFHMGASMMVSTGAPREDGRVSVLGGYTAAMCDDQGVTQKQRWGWRTVIHQPDEDSLVLESFNIWPEGREDRAVETRLSRRRGG
- a CDS encoding ATPase, T2SS/T4P/T4SS family, which produces MSTPATTFAALIASLVEHLAAQGHAVPQPPAPPASPGEAAQALFSIAGQTRVSVFSVWCDEDEGVPVAGVSFFFIHPDAPDHTGLLGQERVAVRVAHAPDLHASLGEALARFSGRGRDETRPQRGTVAFPFDAGDDPERLFWVTFREGPLGAWVTAVARDRQLRADQPPFRALALSPEDAAFLEARFLALDALFRGQPVLFTGARGTGRSTTLHAALGALPDGVNVLAALEQPRGVDTRVGTVRVGPSTPLSQLLRAFLRQDPDVVLADEARTPEDLHLLIQGALTGHAVAFALEAAAPEEALARLEAALPGVPLSPLIVHHTVDASTGARTRSLHTVTRDAAGQPRLTRATASTSGD